ACTTGAATGAGCTCTTGACTGCGTTGCAACTCAGATGACTCACCGACAACTAAAGTGTCTTTGAGGTGAATTTCGAGAAGTTCCGTCATCAAACCATTTAATGCACCACGAACTGCACAGATTTGCTGCAAGATATCAGCACATTCTGTGTCATTTTCCAAAGCCCGTTCCACACTCTGAACTTGACCTTGGATTCGTCTTACACGTGTGAGAATCTTTTTTTTATCCTCTAACTGTTTAGGCATAATGTCGACCACATTAAATCTAAAAATATACTATACACCAGTATAGTAAACTAATTCAATATATATGGTTTTTAATTCTATAAAATGATATTTCATGGGCCTAATTTACATAAATAAAAAACTAATATTCGAAATAAGCAATTGATTATATTGATAATTACATTTCACCCTTGGAACAAACAGGCATTTAGATATATAAGAAAATCAATCATCTACAAATTACTGTTGGATCCACACGCTTGATCAATAAAATGATAAACAATTCATACCATTTTAAGATAATGACACTTGTTATCATGTTAGGAATTGGTGGCTGTTCTTTGCCACCCAATCAGAACCATGATCGGAGTAACTCCTTGCATACGAAAACAAAGTGGATGAATGATCCACAAGCCGATCTTAATATTGAAAAAGGTTTAACTGCATTTTTAGCATTGGATGATGCCTTTTTAAGTATTGCTTCCCGTATTCATTTAATTCGAAATGCCAAGCATCAACTGGATTTACAATATTATATTTGGAATGACGATGCGATCGGCAACATGATGCTGCATGAGTTGCTCAAAGCTGCTGATCGTGGGGTAAAAGTCCGTTTATTGATTGATGATCAGAATGGCATAAAACTAGATAAAACCTTAAAAGCCCTTGCCCAACATCCAAATTTTGAAATCCGTATTTTCAATCCTTATAAATTTAGACACTTACGCTTTATTGATTATGTTTTTAGACTGAAACAGATTAATCATCGTATGCACAATAAGCTTACCATTGCCGATCATTCAATTGCAGTGACAGGTGGCCGTAATATCAGTAGTGAATACTTTGAGGCCAGTGACCAGTTTCAGTTTAGCGACATGGACATTTTGTTCTACGGTAAAGCCGTCGATCACGCGGAACAGGTTTTCGATGAGTTCTGGTCAGATAAACTCAGCTATTCAACTGAGCAATTAATGGGTTCTGGTACGCTCCAACAACTGGAAAGTTTAAGAAATACTTATAAAGCCTTAGATCAGGTGGATACACCCACCGAAGATAAACTCGAAGCCGCTCAAGATTATTTAAAATTACGTCTACAAAACTATCCAATCCAATGGGCAAAAGCACATTTTGTCGCAGATCATCCGAATAAGGCCTTAGGACAAGCCAAAGATCAGGAACTTTTATATGCTCAAGTTCTGAAAATTATGGGTAAACCAGAACAACATATGGAGTTAGTTTCGGCTTATTTTGTTCCTACGCAACAAGGAACTGCTTACCTCAATCAACTCTCCAAAGATGGTATTAAAGTCCGCGTCCTAACCAATAGCTTGGTGGCGAATGATGTCGCCGTGGTGCATTCTTTTTATAGCCAATACCGTAAACCACTTTTACAAAGTGGCGTGCAACTGTATGAGTTTAAACCGAATATTGAACGTAAAAAACGGACTTGGTATGAAATTGCGACAGGCAGCGTGATTCCTGTAAAAGGCAAGAATCGCTCAAGTTTGCATGCCAAATTTTTTGATGTTGATGGAAAAGTTTTTATTGGTTCATTTAATTTTGACCCACGTTCTGCCCATTTAAATACAGAAGTTGGTTTAGTGGTGGAATCTGATCATTTACAAGACCAAATCACCGCCATGCTGGATCAGCATTTATTACAAGTGGCTTATCAGCTCAAATTAGATAAAGACGGTAACATTGTTTGGTATGAGCATAAAGAAAATGGTGAAGTGGTTGAACATCATCACGACCCTGAAAGTACCAAATTCCAGCGTTTTACCATGCACTTTGTGTCTTATTTTCCCATTGAATGGATGATGTAAACGCATAGCGAGTTTATCTAGACTCGCTATAATTACTTAATCCAAAGTCATTTCAAACAAACACAGCCCTTCTATCTCTAACGGTATCTTAATCTGTGTAAAAGATGCCTGTTCAAGTGCATCTAAATGCTCTTGTTTGGTCATATAAAGCTGATCATTTTGCATCGCATGTGCTGCGCACAAATGATCGCAGACTAAATAATAGCCTTTGGGTTTTAATAATGTTTTTACGATTTTATGGAAATCAGTTGCATAGCATTTATGTCGAAGCTCATGTAATGCTTGATGGATAATAATCAAATCATACTTCTGAGAGAATGTATTCTGCCAATCAGCAGCTTTAAAGCTTCCAACAATATAGGTTGCCCGTGCTCTTTCAGTGATATTGAGTTTTTCTTGTGCCAGCTGATGCATCACCTCTGAAAAATCAAAAGCAGTATATTCAATATTAGCAAGTTGCGAGAGCAAATGTTGAGCTAAAAAACCTGGTCCAGAACCAAGTTCTAATACCTGATATTGTTCAGAAATATGCTGCCTAATGAGATTGGCATAATATTCAAAGAAGTCTTTGCGCCACGGCCTTTTCATATTCGCCGTTTCTTGCCATTCCAAAGCATCAGCGAAATTTCTTAAATCAATTGGGCTTGCGACATCCTGCATTTATTTCCCCTTATTTATATTTATACCAAGCCAATTTGTTCAAAAAATTGCTTATAAGCTTCAGCTTTCTTTTCCAGTGCTAAAGGATAGGCTCTCGATGATGATGGTAATCGGTATAAATTCAGCTCTCGATCAGCATAATTCACCTGCACCGACTGTCCAATCATAGGCTTACTAGCTTGCTCTGGAAAGTGTAGCATCAGCGTATCTGTGGCTTTATCGCCTGTGGTCATGATGGTATGGCACAGTGGAATTTGTTCCAGTAATTTGGATAAATCTGTAGGCGTGACAATTTCTAAAAATTTATCAGAAGCATTACCTTGTAATCGTTTCACTTGATAGGCCGTGTCAAAGATTCCTACACCAATTTGAGTCAAGAACTCACGGATCAGTTGCTCTTTAAAGTTTTTATTGGGCAAATCTAAAAAGTGATCTTTATCATTAAAAAAGATCAGGCCAAAAATTCTCCACATATCATTTTGATAGTTCGGATAGTAAAAATCCATCTTCCAGCGAGTTTGTGGCGGTGGAAAACTGCCCAACATCAGCAGCTTTGCAGTCGCAGGTAAAAATGGTTGTAATGGATGCGTTTCTATTTCTATATCAGTCATTTATACAAAGAGCCAAATTTTAAATTGAGCGAAAAGTTTCGTTTATTTTATAGAATCTTCCAGTGTTTTGCTTGAGTCTTTTGTTGGTGCAAATTTCACTTTCACAAAATTTTCACAAAATATTCGCAATATCATTTTTTTCATTGAGCTTTGAGTTTGCCTATCTGACATAAGTAGATTGAGTGAAAACCTGCTCTCAAAATATAAAAAAACCGCTTCAGAAAGCGGTTTCAGTAGAGGTCAACAAATTAAGAAGCCTTCCCTTCATTTAAGCTTTTATAGGAATCTTCCTGCTCTTTACTGAAAGTCATGGAATCTTGAATCATGCTCTCAGTAATCTGAAAAAGCCGTGTGAGTTCCTTGAATACTGACTCAGGTACGTTATAGACCTTGGCCAGATATTCAATTGTTCGCTCTTGCTTGTGCTGGATTGCATCCAACATTGCTGCAATATCGGCAACTTGTTCATATGCCAGTGCAAAGCCCTCAGCAACATCACTTGCATCATAGACTTGATTTTCAGCAACTAACTGGGTCATACTGTTCATGTAGTTTATTGCTCCATGCGATGACAACACTAAGCCCTTTGTTTTCCGCCAAGAAATTATCAAGGGCTTTTTTATTGCCTGAATTATGCATTGTGATTTCCTAATAGCTTTGAAAGCTTGGTTAATCCCTTTGGTGTCACTCTCACCTGCTCTGTGATCTTTTCTGAGCCATCAGGACGAGTAATCACTTCGGTTTTATGTTCCAGATAACCTGCCTGTAGCTTATCGCTATAACCATGCCATGCGGCATTGCCCAGACGTTTGTAAATCCAGCCATTTAACTGGAGCCATTTGATTAGATCACTTTGGCGCATTTGTAAGTTATTTGCTGTGTCACGCAAGCAAAAGCTTCCATCCGCTTTAGCAATACGCTTAAAGGCTTCAACTGTTGGCTGCATAACCTCTACTTGCTGTTCAAGCTCAATCACTTTTTCTGAATATGTCAGCAAGGCATTTCGTAAAGCATGTGGATCTGCCAATAGTTTCATTGGATCAATTGGTTTAGCAACTTGAGCTTCTAATTCCTGCCAACGATCTACTAAACGAGCGGTAAACTCTGGGCAAAGTTGAGCAACGACAATGATGCTGTCTCGTTTACCTTGTTCACCTGTGAAAATGTAAGTCTTAACTTTAATATTTAACCCTAAGTTGTTGATTTTATCGATATCCTCAATTTGAGGAAGCCGAATTACACCTTTATCAACAAGAGTTTCAATAGTCCGTTTCACGTTGTCAGATCGCTTATTAACAAGCTCAGCAATCTCAATATGATTCATGGATTGTACGTGTAATGATGGAACAATCGCATTCATGTTTTAACTCCTTCTTGAATGATCAACAATTTGACCGCTTTATTAATCAGATAATTCATAGATCGCTCGTCAGACTCACCTTTAGCCTTAAGCTGTTTGTGAGAATCAATTTCCAAGCGGACTTTCACATAGACGAATTCTTTAGGTTTCATACTCCCTCCAATGTCCCCATTTTGGGGTGTTTAATCAATGTACCCATTTTGGGGTTATTGGTCAATCCCCAAAATGGGGTTAACATAAATTTTATTTTTAAAGCCTTTTGCTATGAATGAAGATGACAACAAAGTTGTGACCATGAAAGTACGTGTAACTCCTGAATTTAGAGAGAAACTTGTTACGACAGCAAAGGGAAATAACCGCTCCATGAATGCAGAAATTGTTGATAGACTGGAAAAAAGTTTTGAAACTAACCAATCTATTTATATTGGAGCTTTTACGGATGCAGGTGTAAAAATCCTTAGCCATGTCATGACATCGCTCAAAGAAAGTGGATTGAGCGACGATCAAATTAAAGAAATTTTTAATGGCTTTAAACTTAATAAAGATGAATGAAACTGAATCAGCTCCATTTTTAGATAAATAATTTGAGTCCATAAAAGGCCTCATCGTGTTGTTTCGATGAGGCTAGTTAAACAAAAAGTATGAGGTGACATACAAGTGCCATCTAATAAAAAATTAGTGACACCTAGAGGTGTCACTTCATCTAGTTCTTTGATTTATTTATATCTTTAGGATTTGTAATAGCTGCAATTCGGTCTTGCAATCTCGTACCTGTATAACCAGATTTATTTAAAAAGGCTTTTATTGCGGGGGTATGATCGTGATGAGGGTATTCATTATGAATATATTTTGACTCCCAAGCTTGTATTGCTAACAGTAATTCAGGCGCGTGATTAGGGTGATCTCTATCAAGTGAAGGGTGCTCTGAGCTACCTTGTTGTTCCAATTGTTTAATATGTTCCTGTGCTCTGAGCAATTCTGCTTTTAGTTTTTCATTTTCTAGTAGCAATTGATCCCGCTGCTGTTGGTAATGTTCTGTTGTTGCATGTCCTATTACGGGAAGCCCCACGCTGTTATAACTCTCAAAAAGATCTTGTAATTCCTCTGGTAGATTCCAGCCTAAGCTTTTTGCCCATGCAACAAAGTCTTTAATTTTTATTTTCGTATGTATTTTAGAAAGCTTATCTTCATCTTTGAAAATAAAGGGATGATTGTCATTCCCAATATAAGAAAATAAAACATCCATTCTATGATCCAGCTCTTTACCCCCTTCATGTATAACAATCTCATCTAATAATGAAGAATAATGTTTATTATCACCTAATGGGTTTAATCCCATCGATAAGTTTATTAAACAAGAAACATCTAACTCATAGAGACTCAACCAATAGCTCCAATCAGGTTTTAGTCCTCTCAACTCTCTATTATTTAATTTATTGATTGGTTGAAAGTTTATTAAATCATCTGTCAGCCAACAATAGTCTTTCCAGCGAGTTAAGAAATTCTCTTGAGATTTAGTAAAAATTTTCTCACCAAAACCATGAATTACTTCTTCTATTTCAGTTTTAGCAAATATGTCATCTTCTCCAAATTTTACTCTATGTAAAAAGTTACTGGTTTGATGCCAACTTTTTTGATTGTATTTATTATCAGCAATAGAGAAGTGTACTTCACTTTCAAACTCGTTTCTTTTGACTAGTTTCCTTTCATACATTGGAGCAATTTCATCCAAGTTATGTTTGTATAAATAGCTAGCAACATACTGTATTTTTCTTTTTTGATAGGTTGCAATTAATTGAATCAGTTCTATAGCACTAATGTATTCACCATGATTTTTAATTCTATTTAATAAATCATCTATCAAAAATGAAACCGGCTTACTCATTACTACCCCTAAAGAATACAGAGAAAAATAATCTAAATGCTAAATATACCTCAACTTGGGGGTATTAAGGGGTATCATTTATACTATTTGTTACGGTATCATTTTATGATCTTATAATGTTTGTTTAATTAGCAAGCAGCCAACAATGCACAAGAAAATTCTGATTTAACGAGTGAACAAGGAAATAAATCATGGTAGACATGGTGCCTACAACGCTAACTAACGTAGACAACATCACACCGGGTGAAAAAAAAGTTTATAAATTTTTACAAGACCTATTCATAGATCAAGATGCTATTGTCTGGTATGAGACAGAGGCTTTAGGGCGTTATTCGGATTTTATTTTATGGTTCCCCACCCATGGCTTACTTGCCATTGAAGTCAAAGACTGGACCAAAAGCAATTTTAAAGAAGTTAATCCTACACACTTTAAGGGTAACTTTTATCGTAAAGATAAACCAGATGTTGTAACCAACCCTAGAATTCAGGCTCGCACTGTTGCAATGAATCTTTTAAATAAATGTAAGAGAAATGATTCATTAATAGCAAAATCTGGTCATTATGAAGGTAAAACGATATTCCCTATTACCTACTGCGTTTTTTATACAAACATTTATCGTAGTGATGCTGCCTCACTGGGCCTATTAGAAGATGGCATAAATGAGCAGAATAAAATCTTATTCAAAGATGAACTTGAGTACGACCTAGAGCACAAAGATAATCGAAAAGAAGTTATTAGAAAAATTCATCTTAACTTTAAAGAATTCTTCGATTTTGAGCCTCTCAACTATACTCAGCTCAAGACTCTAAGATATTTATTATTTCCAGAAATACGAATCAATGCACTTGAAAATCACGAACTGTTTGATGCAGAGCCCCAAGATTTAATGGCTCTAGATCTTCAGCAAGAGATGATTGCTAAGAATATTGGTACTGGACATAGGATTCTTAAAGGTGTGGCAGGCAGTGGTAAATCTTTAGTTATTGCATGCCGAGCCAAATATTTAAAAACAGTGTATCCAGACTGGAAAATTCTTGTCGTATGTTTCAACAATACCCTATGTAATCATATCCTCAATATGATGAATGAAAATCATATTGATCAGATAGACATTTCAACGTTCCATGGCTTAGTTAAGAAGATTACCAATGCAAATCTGACTATGCTCGATAAAGAAACTCAGGATGAATATAGCCTCAGAATTACCGAGATATTAAATAAACATCTAGACAATACTGAGCTTACTCAAAAGTATGATGCTATTCTAATTGATGAAGGCCAAGACTTTGCCCAAGAATGGATTCAAAGTTTAATCAGAGTCTTAAACCCAGAGACTAATAGCATTCTATTCTGTTATGACCCTGCACAGAATATCTTTAATAGAAAAAGACCGAGCTGGAAGTCCTTTGGTTTAGAAGTTCAAGGTAAAAAACCTACAGAATTGATGCGTTGTTATCGGAATACTAAAGAAATTCTAATGACAGCTAGAAGTTTCTTAAACAGTAGAACACTGGATAGTCTAATTGCCGAAGATGACTTTGATCGTGTACTGGACCCAGATACGGGTGAATGCAAAGTTGGTACTATACCTGTTGCGTATCAAAGTAAAGATCTTGAAGAAACGATCAATCTTATTGTTAAGAAGAGCAATTATCTTATTAAAAACGGCTACTCTGAAAGCTCGATTGCCATTTTAGTAGCAAGGCATGTATCACAGGCTAAAGTCGATATGTTGCTTCGAAATGCTTTTGCTGATTTCGCACCGAATGTTGCGTTTAAGTTTATTCTGACAAGCCAAGATAAAAAGACTTTAAACCTAAAGGATCCAACAATAAAAATTCTAAATTTTGAATCTTCAAAAGGCTTAGAGTTTGAGCATGTTTTCTTGATTGGTTTAGAGAATATGCCAAGGATCTCCCCTAATGTTA
This genomic stretch from Acinetobacter sp. C32I harbors:
- a CDS encoding metal/formaldehyde-sensitive transcriptional repressor codes for the protein MPKQLEDKKKILTRVRRIQGQVQSVERALENDTECADILQQICAVRGALNGLMTELLEIHLKDTLVVGESSELQRSQELIQVSKILKSYLK
- a CDS encoding phospholipase D family protein; this encodes MLGIGGCSLPPNQNHDRSNSLHTKTKWMNDPQADLNIEKGLTAFLALDDAFLSIASRIHLIRNAKHQLDLQYYIWNDDAIGNMMLHELLKAADRGVKVRLLIDDQNGIKLDKTLKALAQHPNFEIRIFNPYKFRHLRFIDYVFRLKQINHRMHNKLTIADHSIAVTGGRNISSEYFEASDQFQFSDMDILFYGKAVDHAEQVFDEFWSDKLSYSTEQLMGSGTLQQLESLRNTYKALDQVDTPTEDKLEAAQDYLKLRLQNYPIQWAKAHFVADHPNKALGQAKDQELLYAQVLKIMGKPEQHMELVSAYFVPTQQGTAYLNQLSKDGIKVRVLTNSLVANDVAVVHSFYSQYRKPLLQSGVQLYEFKPNIERKKRTWYEIATGSVIPVKGKNRSSLHAKFFDVDGKVFIGSFNFDPRSAHLNTEVGLVVESDHLQDQITAMLDQHLLQVAYQLKLDKDGNIVWYEHKENGEVVEHHHDPESTKFQRFTMHFVSYFPIEWMM
- a CDS encoding class I SAM-dependent methyltransferase, whose amino-acid sequence is MQDVASPIDLRNFADALEWQETANMKRPWRKDFFEYYANLIRQHISEQYQVLELGSGPGFLAQHLLSQLANIEYTAFDFSEVMHQLAQEKLNITERARATYIVGSFKAADWQNTFSQKYDLIIIHQALHELRHKCYATDFHKIVKTLLKPKGYYLVCDHLCAAHAMQNDQLYMTKQEHLDALEQASFTQIKIPLEIEGLCLFEMTLD
- a CDS encoding uracil-DNA glycosylase family protein encodes the protein MTDIEIETHPLQPFLPATAKLLMLGSFPPPQTRWKMDFYYPNYQNDMWRIFGLIFFNDKDHFLDLPNKNFKEQLIREFLTQIGVGIFDTAYQVKRLQGNASDKFLEIVTPTDLSKLLEQIPLCHTIMTTGDKATDTLMLHFPEQASKPMIGQSVQVNYADRELNLYRLPSSSRAYPLALEKKAEAYKQFFEQIGLV
- a CDS encoding phage antirepressor KilAC domain-containing protein, encoding MNAIVPSLHVQSMNHIEIAELVNKRSDNVKRTIETLVDKGVIRLPQIEDIDKINNLGLNIKVKTYIFTGEQGKRDSIIVVAQLCPEFTARLVDRWQELEAQVAKPIDPMKLLADPHALRNALLTYSEKVIELEQQVEVMQPTVEAFKRIAKADGSFCLRDTANNLQMRQSDLIKWLQLNGWIYKRLGNAAWHGYSDKLQAGYLEHKTEVITRPDGSEKITEQVRVTPKGLTKLSKLLGNHNA
- a CDS encoding toxin-antitoxin system HicB family antitoxin; the encoded protein is MKPKEFVYVKVRLEIDSHKQLKAKGESDERSMNYLINKAVKLLIIQEGVKT
- a CDS encoding Arc family DNA-binding protein, with product MNEDDNKVVTMKVRVTPEFREKLVTTAKGNNRSMNAEIVDRLEKSFETNQSIYIGAFTDAGVKILSHVMTSLKESGLSDDQIKEIFNGFKLNKDE
- a CDS encoding 3'-5' exonuclease gives rise to the protein MVDMVPTTLTNVDNITPGEKKVYKFLQDLFIDQDAIVWYETEALGRYSDFILWFPTHGLLAIEVKDWTKSNFKEVNPTHFKGNFYRKDKPDVVTNPRIQARTVAMNLLNKCKRNDSLIAKSGHYEGKTIFPITYCVFYTNIYRSDAASLGLLEDGINEQNKILFKDELEYDLEHKDNRKEVIRKIHLNFKEFFDFEPLNYTQLKTLRYLLFPEIRINALENHELFDAEPQDLMALDLQQEMIAKNIGTGHRILKGVAGSGKSLVIACRAKYLKTVYPDWKILVVCFNNTLCNHILNMMNENHIDQIDISTFHGLVKKITNANLTMLDKETQDEYSLRITEILNKHLDNTELTQKYDAILIDEGQDFAQEWIQSLIRVLNPETNSILFCYDPAQNIFNRKRPSWKSFGLEVQGKKPTELMRCYRNTKEILMTARSFLNSRTLDSLIAEDDFDRVLDPDTGECKVGTIPVAYQSKDLEETINLIVKKSNYLIKNGYSESSIAILVARHVSQAKVDMLLRNAFADFAPNVAFKFILTSQDKKTLNLKDPTIKILNFESSKGLEFEHVFLIGLENMPRISPNVNRDEDTERKLTYVAMTRAKENLYMIANQNTGFFDEIVQILKTGEPEPEPEPEPEPEPEPEKIIKKFKRDENSDGTNAYQAWSEDEEVKLIDLFMTEGKNVKEISQLLKRSTGAIRARLRKLRLIE